In a genomic window of Phyllostomus discolor isolate MPI-MPIP mPhyDis1 chromosome 5, mPhyDis1.pri.v3, whole genome shotgun sequence:
- the PRXL2A gene encoding peroxiredoxin-like 2A isoform X2, whose amino-acid sequence MGMWSIGAGAVGAATLALLLANTDIFLSKPQQATLEYLEEIDLKTLEKEPRTFKAKELWEKTGAVIMAVRRPGCFLCREEAAELSSLKPKLDELGIPLYAVVKEQIKTEVEDFQPYFKGKIFLDEKKMFYGPQRRKMMFMGFVRLGVWNNFFRARNGGFSGNLEGEGFILGGVFVLGSGKQGILLEHREKEFGDKVNPFSVLEAAKKIKPQISASEKK is encoded by the exons ATGGGGATGTGGTCGATTGGTgcgggggctgtgggggctgccACCCTGGCACTATTGCTGGCCAACACGGACATATTTCTGTCTAAGCCGCAGCAAGCAACCCTGGAGTATCTGGAAGAAATAGACCTGAAAACACTGGAGAAGG AACCAAGGACTTTCAAAGCAAAGGAGCTCTGGGAAAAGACTGGAGCTGTGATTATGGCTGTGCGGAGGCCAGGCTGTTTTCTCTGTCGAGAG GAAGCTGCAGAACTGTCCTCCCTGAAGCCCAAGTTGGATGAGCTTGGTATCCCTCTCTATGCAGTGGTGAAGGAGCAGATCAAGACCGAAGTGGAGGACTTCCAGCCTTATTTCAAGGGAAAAATCTTCCTGGATGAAAAG AAAATGTTCTACGGCCCCCAAAGGCGGAAGATGATGTTCATGGGATTTGTCCGGCTAGGTGTCTGGAACAACTTCTTCCGGGCCCGGAACGGAGGCTTCTCTGGGAACCTGGAAGGTGAAGGCTTCATCCTCGGGGGCGTTTTTGTACTGGGATCAGGAAAGCAG GGCATTCTTCTCGAGCACCGAGAAAAAGAATTTGGAGATAAAGTAAATCCATTTTCTGTTCTGGAAGCTGCTAAGAAGATCAAACCACAGATTTCAGCCTCAGAGAAAAAGTGA
- the PRXL2A gene encoding peroxiredoxin-like 2A isoform X1, with amino-acid sequence MSFLQDPSFFTMGMWSIGAGAVGAATLALLLANTDIFLSKPQQATLEYLEEIDLKTLEKEPRTFKAKELWEKTGAVIMAVRRPGCFLCREEAAELSSLKPKLDELGIPLYAVVKEQIKTEVEDFQPYFKGKIFLDEKKMFYGPQRRKMMFMGFVRLGVWNNFFRARNGGFSGNLEGEGFILGGVFVLGSGKQGILLEHREKEFGDKVNPFSVLEAAKKIKPQISASEKK; translated from the exons ATGTCTTTCCTCCAGGATCCAAGTTTCTTCACCATGGGGATGTGGTCGATTGGTgcgggggctgtgggggctgccACCCTGGCACTATTGCTGGCCAACACGGACATATTTCTGTCTAAGCCGCAGCAAGCAACCCTGGAGTATCTGGAAGAAATAGACCTGAAAACACTGGAGAAGG AACCAAGGACTTTCAAAGCAAAGGAGCTCTGGGAAAAGACTGGAGCTGTGATTATGGCTGTGCGGAGGCCAGGCTGTTTTCTCTGTCGAGAG GAAGCTGCAGAACTGTCCTCCCTGAAGCCCAAGTTGGATGAGCTTGGTATCCCTCTCTATGCAGTGGTGAAGGAGCAGATCAAGACCGAAGTGGAGGACTTCCAGCCTTATTTCAAGGGAAAAATCTTCCTGGATGAAAAG AAAATGTTCTACGGCCCCCAAAGGCGGAAGATGATGTTCATGGGATTTGTCCGGCTAGGTGTCTGGAACAACTTCTTCCGGGCCCGGAACGGAGGCTTCTCTGGGAACCTGGAAGGTGAAGGCTTCATCCTCGGGGGCGTTTTTGTACTGGGATCAGGAAAGCAG GGCATTCTTCTCGAGCACCGAGAAAAAGAATTTGGAGATAAAGTAAATCCATTTTCTGTTCTGGAAGCTGCTAAGAAGATCAAACCACAGATTTCAGCCTCAGAGAAAAAGTGA